Below is a genomic region from Erigeron canadensis isolate Cc75 chromosome 7, C_canadensis_v1, whole genome shotgun sequence.
CACTCATCACCACCATCTAAATGATCCAAAAGCCAGCCTACTTCGtcgacatatcaatttccggtAGTATATCCAACTCCGTCAACCGGCCGGCACCGTCGACCTTTCAGATTCACTTTCCACCGGCCATCTCCGGCTATGAACCCATTTCTAGCAACTCTTCAGATCTATCTTTCATCAGCTATACATCCCATTTTCCGGCGACATTTAATTGTTTGACCGTCCGTTGACCGGCTCATGCCGATTCAAATCCCGATCCAGTTCATCATAGCACCATGACTTTGCAAAATCCCTCTCTGCCAACTCGATTCTACCCTTTCTGATTCGTTGACCGGGTTTGATCGTTGGTTGCAGACATATTTCACATTTCCGGCGAGTTTTCGAATTTTTCCGGCGAATCGGTTTTATTTTGGCAAGGGTTTGTGCGGATTTCGTTTCTGAGCATTTTGGTGACAATTTCGATCTCTAATTCGAAGAAATGGAGCAATCGTAGATCTATGTTTTCCGGCGATATTCATGAATTTTCAGGCGGCAGTGACGGGTGGTTGGCAgcaggtggtggtggttgtagaCGGAGGcagctggtggtggttgtcgaAGACGGCGGGTGGTGGTCGTTGCAGACGGCAGCGGGTGGTGGTTGTAGACGGTGGCGGCTGTACACGGCGGAGGTTGGTGGTTGTAGACGGAGGTGGTTGCtggtggtggttggtggtggtctatggtggtggtagtggtggtgttTGGAGAGGGTTGGTGGTACAGGGGtaattatctttaaaaagaGAGGGTCATTTTAGgcgatttaattcattaattgagattttcaaaaaaGGTGAGCAAGTATCcttgcgttgcggcggtgagatggtgagggtgataggtcatagagtatgataggtcatggtaggtgatatgtcatagagtgtcacaGCCacatgtcttagccgtacgggctccgtcctcggatttaaaaattcgttgataGTATATCTaatgacatatctaatgaaagagcatgaaattttaaaaacacccatataatttttataatttattgaggtccggtttttgatataaaagactttgaaagaattagatgaataaaattaatgatttatatggaggagagagaaagttgtaggcaatgatgtatggtacattatgtattatcatgtgtaaaattgttaaaattgaaagttgaaatttgaaatcctatatgctttataatatagtatagattaggggggagggagccgaaaCTCCGAAAGAGAGTTGGGAGGGAGATGGGGGCGAGATGAAGAAAGGTTGGCGAGTTTCGGCTGAAAGTGGAGGGAGATGGGGGCGAGATGGGTCGGGCGAGTTGGGAACTCGCGgggagatgaagaagaaaagggcCAGAAGTGGCAAGTTTGTGAAAGTGGGTGTGACCGTTGGAGGACTAGAAGGGGAAGACAAAAGAGCCAAGGGTGAAAGTTGACAagttgataaaagtttttttttattattattttcttatttatattatcattcTCCATTCCTATTGGAACAACAAGCACAAGTTTTCTAGCTATCGTACCTCAAAAGTTCTAACTAAGCCTTCATCCTCTCCCTACGCTCTTCCATCGCTGTAGCTTTTCTCAATCCTCTCACTATCGGTAAGCAACTATGTACCTTTCTGTCGTGTGTCTTTCACTTTCCTTACACCACTCTTTTATCCTTCCTTCGTTCCTAGTCTCATTTAAACTTCTAAAAACACAACACACTCCATATTAATTCCtgaaatgacattttattatttaaaagagtacattacaacataattaaaagtacttaacattacaacatattaaacactaatttttttttgttcgtaAACTGCTTCGGCATTTATGATCAAATGGTTCAAGTTGATGACCGCATTAGCAACTTCTTCCATAGCACTTTCAATCTTGTTGATCTtaccctgcaaataagtaaagtattgacactcaagattAGTACAATGCccggtttgtatataatcgATTTCTTTTTTACACCATTGCCTCTTCGCCTTTAGTTTTCGACCAACGGCAACAAGTTCCTCTTTGAACATTTGGTGGTCAAGGATATCAGTCATGCCgtgatactgtcattcacttgatcgacagtcattggtgATTTTCGGTTaggggcatttgatgaagaagcattatagattatagatatagatatacacatCCTAAGCTGGTTTTCTGTGACGGTTCCGATTTTCTCTAGCCACCCATAAGATTCTTCAAAACTGCGaccatttaataaaaattaaagatattaACCCACCAGACCATCTTGGAGGTGGTTTGTAATTGTATGACTTAATAATCTGATGGTATAACTTATACAGTCATTtacctatatactaaaaaccaacctGTTTTTTACAAGTTTATATGCACAAAATACAAACCTACAAGGTACAAATACATATGCATAAGTTACAACATCTttcttccccccccccccccccccggctCCTTTACAAAATACATAGAAGTCTCACACACATCTAGGTATTCAGCAAACCACACACATAGAAATACAAATATAGATACATCCCAAATTTACAATCGATGCTCAACTAAGATCTTCTTCAACGTAACCCATATAGAGATTCTAAAATGCAAAGTCGATGctacttacatagttacataagTTACATAGAATTAATACGAGAAGATGGTTACTACTGAGATTTTGCACGAAAAAGAGTTTGCGAGCAAGCTAGCTTTTGATCGCATTTCTTTGTGCATTGGTGGTGGCATGTTGTTTACCGGTTGCATTATCTTTTTTTACTGAATATCTCTACGAGATGGATATAAATTGATGCATGCATAAGTGATGAACTGACTATCGATACATCAAGACTTCGAATCACTAAATCGATGATAAGGTTTCACTCCTGAAAGCAAAAAGCAACTGTACGTTGTGGTGACGGTGATGGAAATAGTAGATCACAATTTGAAATCGTAAGGATTGAGGCGGCTGAGTGGGTTAGTGGCAGTTAGTGACAAACAGAGGCAATGGCGGTGAACGGGGATGGCAGCACCAATAATTGTTGTGACGACGGTGGTGGAAATAGCGCTTGGTTGGTTGATGCGGTGGTGGTAAGATTGTTGATGTTGCTTTGATCATCGTTCAAATTATAGAAcaaaaattgacaaaaggcactttatgatatatattgaattgttgattaaaatgaaaatgctTTCCTacagagaagaaaaaaaagataaaaaagaaaaaatagaggAAACTCATTTCTTACACCTACCTTTTTGATATTGACAACTCAAATGTGAGATATACATAGTGTATCACAATATGAATTGACATGTATATGGCTCAAACTTTTGTAAACCACTTGGTTTggagtttatatttattttttgatatatttagtttttaataaatatacattatagGAAAATTCATTATACATTTGGGTTGACTTATTTAAAGAACAAATTGAAGATTTTGATATGCGTTTATTAAACATGTAGATGTAGATAGTAAAAGACAATGTATATAAATTGAgaattatacttatattttaattacaattaaaatTCATATATCAAGTGTACTTCTGATTCTTAACAACTTAAGTATGTAATATAACAACTTTACATACCAATTTTTGAGAATAAAAGTTATACTTTTCACTCCGTGTAATGAGTCGTTGATTCTACTTAGAAGGAAATCGCCTATACCACGTCATAAATTTTATGTAACGTTGTGCCTCTCGGGGCAACGCCCGAGTAAAAATCTAGTACTAAACCTAAAACGAAACACGTAACCAATAGTATTGCAGCTAACTGAAGCAGTgaccaaaagtccaaaacacATTCCCATAAGTAGCGGCTCCATTTAGAAAAAAAAGTTCTTAACACATGCGTATGATGCTGATCGTGTCAAAAGAAATTTAGATTAGCAATTTTTATCCAACACAGCACAGTATGGTTCATAAATACGGAAATAAGAGTCGCTACATCATCAGATTTACATTGTGAATCTATAACATTCCTATTAAGTAATATCTACCCTATAACAATAACATAGCCATAACATTTTCACAATGGATAGAACTTATAAAAACAGCCACTTTGTATACATTCCCCACATCCCATACTTATCTACAAGATGACGCATAACCATTCCTACATTGTGCTTGTTTTGACCATTTAATTAAAGTCCATGAAGCTAGGTTTGAGGCCGCCCTTCGCATTTGAGTTAGGCATTTGGGCATTCGGATTAGCAAAGTGATGGAGTTGTTGGCGGTGTGATGAATATTGAGGTGGTAATGGAGCATTATAGTTCATCCCGTTATGGAGTGGCAGTTGACCTGCTTCAATTTTAAGACGATTCACTTCCTCTTTTAGTGCTTCATTCAAAGCTGTGAAACAAGAAAGATATTTAGAATGGAATAGTAAGCTTTGACTTTTGACTGTCGACTTTGATTAAGAGTCATCTAACTGTTGCATTTCTAATTAAATTAACCTTTCTTAAAGGATGCCAACGCCGAACTTGTGGTCTTTGGTTTCAAGTTAACTCCTTGAAGCCATTGAACCACATATAGGTCGGTATCTAACTGTTGAATTGTTATCATAGATGTATTGTTTGCTGTATGATCTATATAGCCATGAAAGCACCGTTCGTGGATTACCACCAGTACATACATAATATCATAAGTATATAAACATACCAGAGAGTAGTATGTTTTGACTTTAAGTAAATACTATTTCTTTACAAATTATATATCTCCTCTTTGTTCCAATAACATCATTTTTCTATTTGTTGAAAGGTCAACATCATGACtgatatatatagaaacaaaagGGTAGATGGGTGGGAACCCCATGGTCCCATGTACCATCTTGGTACCTAGAGCGCACACCGCATAGAACTCAAGCCCGGTGAAATAACATCATCACACATGGAGCACAAGATATATTTCTCCACTTGCATTTGGCAAGAGTTGAACCTCTTGCAGTCTTCATCTTGTGGCCCATGTGGTTACATGGTGACATACCAGttgatctatgatcaattggtatcataactaatacatattatatttatatacacatatacacatacacatacacatacacatacacacacatatattatataatagttcTTTTTAAACGCAATCTATCATACTCCTTCTAAACTACGCGAATGCCTAGGATGCAACCTAGATCTTTCGAAAACCTACCCTAAAATAGTCTTTGACCTCAATCTTGTATTTTCCGGTTTGTTTGATTAAAGGGAATCTCATGCTACATTATGGGTTGCTATAACATTTCGTCTCTGACTTTTCCAttcttataaataaatgttatctTATGCTTGATAACACACAGATAATTTCCAttcttataaataaatgttatctTATGCTTGATAACACACAGATAATTACAATAACTATCGGTAATTGATCTTCCAAAGAAGATAAATGATAATTATCAGCAATTGATCttccaacaaaaataaataatacctATCAGCAATCAATCTTCTGACAAAATCAAAGAATAATTATCAGCAAGTATGTAACGGGCTCCTTTTAACCAGCTCAGCCATCCCCATAGGTTAGATTTTAAACTTGCCTGTTTGACTCGTTAGCATTCTATCTAGTAAATCCCATATCAACCTATCGTCACTTAAATGAGTTAAAACTGCTACCTGTACTATGCATGATATAATGAGGTTCCAAGAAAACATAGACGACCAAGTAAAGATGGTATTAAGTTGAAAGTATTACCATCTCTAAGGTGGGCATGCTGTTCCAATGCTTCTAACCGGAGTTTGAGCTCCTTGTTTTCAGATGTTAAGCCAGTAGTATCACGCTGTATTACATGAAAGGTCATAGCGTCAGATGGTTTTCAATTTGTAATGTCTTTTCAAAAGAATATAATCCCAAATGATCGCCAAATTAGTAACATTCAAGAGATGGATAAGTACTTCACTAAAATGACAGCCAAGAAATCATTAACAAGAGATATAAAAATCCACCAAATTTTGGAGCCAGCGCACATAAACCTTTATATGTGAAGATCTCAAACATGTAGGATTACAACAAGTTTTATTCTCTTCAGCCTTTATCTATATGTAAATACATATGTTATGTTGCTACATAGTGATAGTAGAGTAGACTGAAACATAAGGCTAGTTATATTTGTCTCAACTAACAATACATATTTAGTCCCACAAGCCTACGCTACAACCTATCTATGTTTTACATTGAGGGCAATAACTGGTACAACACAAAACCTGGAGATTTATAAAGATACTTGCATATCCGATCTCCACTCGACATATCCACCTATACTACCAATTTCCCATCTTTTTCTTATTGACCAAATTATTACCCTACCAAGCACAATCTGGTTACCTCGATTTGCAGGAAAAGTATATGCATCGAGTTTTACCTTTGTGTTCAAATAGCCTAGTtcatgttagttttttttataatgtaaaaATATGACTATTATGCGCATGCCTACAAggaaaaatatggaagtaactATAaccatccccccccccccccccccccccttccccaaaaccaaaaaaaaagcaTGATGTATGAATTTGGATACATAATAGAATTCTTTCAGCTTATTTCACCCATTTCCCTTATAGCTAATGTTTTAGCTTATCCCATTTCACCTTTTTGAGATAAACCCTAGCTCAACGCACCCCAATTGTATCAACAGGGCAAAATTATATACAGTTTCCCGATGACCAAACCTATTACCTAAGTAAAGGATATTGTGAGCACATAATCTTTATGAGAAAGAGACTTGCTAATACTTTACTTTGCGTGATTATGGACTCTGGTACTATGAACTCATTAACCGAACTGGTGATACATTTTGCTACaacatacattaaaaaaacCTAGTTTCTGATAAACATAACTTGACACCATTTCAAAATAAATGCATTATAGTTATGAATTTTATGCCTTGTGCAATATAAGTATAATCAAAGTAGCAGTCACACTTCAGCTACTCACTTTTACGAATAAAATGTGTAAATAATGTAATGATTTCTATGAAAACCAACAGCTAAAAAGATACAAAGTTGTGTACCATTTAGTGTAGTTTGCCCAAAGATAAACAAGTAACTCTTTTTTAAATCGGTGATCGTATACTAGTGTAGTTGTATATCAGCATGATCACACATAAGTGCACCCTCTTATCTTAAAGCTTCTGGTATGAATATCATATTCTAGTTGGCTACAACAATATGAACTATTGACAAGTACCTGTAGCTTCGTGACTTCTGCAGAAAGAGTTGTTGCTTCATTCTGAAGGGTATGCACTTTCTTCTCCAACTCGCTAGTATATCTTGTTTTGCGTTCCTTTGATCGAGCGGCAGACTGTCTATTTGCAAGAATCCtaaaacaagaaaacaaaagatCAAACACATATGATTGTTTGCATTCCAATAGCCCAGGATTAACTCACAAAATCAACCCAAACAAAGAACTACAATTTAGTTAAAAGGGTATTTATGTAAATGCACTTTTCAGTCAATTTATTGGTTGGTGACCTACTTTTGCATTATTATGCAAGTCCCATCAACTAGTTTTCATAAACATTTTAGAACTAGCTTCAACCAAACTTATGATTAACTGAACAAAGTGAATTTAGTTATCACCACTCTTTCTACTTGATTTACATAAGTAAAAAAACACACATCCAAACACTCTGATTTTTCATGAGAACATGATATATACCAACCTAAGCAGTTCAACCTACTTGAAAATTTGTcccaatataaataaaatacacaatAATATACTTACCTAGCAAGTTTAGTTTCAGATTTTTGTCGAAAATGTCATTTTGATCACCAATTGAACCAGTAAATTATGTGACACTCTTGAAGAGAAAAAATTGTTCCCAAATAGTCAACATGCTTCCAGATTTAGTCCCGTTACAGTAAGAAATTGTGTTTTAACTTGataataacataaaaacaaGTTCAATGACTATATTAGTACTATTTGATTGGGTTTCATGCCTATGTCAGAACAAACTCGAAAGTATGGCTCCATTCTACAGCTTAAACCATGTAAGCAAAACACATAACACTGAAAAACTAAGGATTTATCGCATACTCCTATAGTCTTGTATACTTTATGATTTGTCCCTTCCATATAAAATATGTCCCTACTAGAGCATTTTGTTACCAAAGCAATTTGTTTTTGGCAACAAACTAACTGTCCTATTAGTGCTCATAACGACGTCTTTTCGATAACAAAATGGCCTAACAGAGGGTTCGACGGTCTAGAACGGACAAATTACGAATGCTGAAGATATATCGCataagtacaaaaaaaaaggcCCAACCTTTTAGCTCTTTTCGGATCGATTAAAGAAAGCTCAGCCAACTTATCAGGGCCAAGTGCTTTCTtggaattatcaaccatcatcaACACAGAATCCCCAATTCCTGTGCCATCAAACGACGTCGTTTCATCAACCGACCCACCTCGTTTATGCGCTCTAAAACCATCCTTGTCACTCTCAACAGGACTAAACTCATCAAAAAAATCGGACCCGACTGAAAGACTTCTTAGATGTTGATGGGTCGACCCATAACCCACCTGCCTCTTCTTCTTAGATTGACCAGCGTTGACTTCCGACGATTCAGATTGAGATGGTGGTTCAGGGTCAGATGAAAGTGATGGGAGGTCAAGACTTGCGAAATTGAAGTCTGCAACGACGTCGTCTAAGAGGatgtcatcttcttcttctacggGGTATCTGAAAAATGTCTCTGATTGGGCGCGGCGGTGGTGGGGCCCACGAAGGGGAAGATGATGGTGGTCTGTGGTAGTTTCCGACATGCTGTTGTTTGACGAGGTTCCTCCGGCGAACTTTGAGTccatcatatcatataaggGTTTGGTTGGTTGGTTGGTTAGATGGTCAAAATTTTGGAACTGAGTTTTGGGATGTTGTAGTGATGTTTGGAAATGGGGTTTGCCATGTGGTATGCGTTGCATTTGTTTAGTTTTTGgcttacaaattaataataaaatattaaaaaagtttaatttataagGCCTCTCCTAACATAGGTCACATCCCTCACGTGCGCCAAGAGCACATTCGATAGCATCCTCTTAAGGTTTAAGCCGTCGATGGGTCTTCGACCAAGACTCCATAAAGAGCAAGCTCGTCGACGGGTTCATCCTTCAAGCCCTTTCGATCCATCGATGCATGTAGACGAGTAGAATGGAGCATGGTGGGACAGCCTGgtaacgtaaaaaaaaaaacaaaatttttttgaaactaacagttagtttttcttttatttttgtttttatttttaacttttcatctatatatactatttttCACATCTCATTCTTCACCACTCATTCCATTTTTTTCacaatttctttaattttcttcacaatatcaaaaaaaaattttcactGCCACTCCATCTCTAAATCATGTCAAACAACGAAAATCAAAATAACGACCTTTGGAATACATTTCTTGAAAACTCGATGCCGGCTATGTCGTCAACTAACCAAGGCCAAACAAGCCATGCTTCAACCTCATCCAACTCGCCCCCAATGGGTCCTCCACCCCCTTGCCTCGTTAACCCATATTCTCAACCGTATTACAATAAAATTAACTACAATCCAATTATGGGTCAAAATTGGACCGAGTCTCAACGTTTGGCGTTAACCCAAACTCAAATGCAAGCTCCAATCCAAGCTCAAATGGTGTTTGACtttcaccaacaacaacaaagacCAAGAACCTCACAACCGCCATTGATTATCAATGAAAATGTCCCCGATAAAGTTAGTGTCGCGTCTgccgatgatgaagatgaagatgaagttgtGGAGGTGGGTCGTGGGAAGAGACGCGTCACAAAATCGATAGAGAAAAGGAACTAGGAGAATGATGATACACTGTTGTTGGCACAGTGTTGGGTGCATTGGTCGCAGGACCCGGTGGTGGATAATAGTCAGACGGAGGgtgttttttggaaaaaaattggTGGAGATGTTCAACAAAGAAACGGCATATGCACCACGTACCAAGAGCCAAATACATGGCAAATGGAACAAGATTAAAAAGGGGTGTTAAGGAATTTGGTGCGGCGTTGAAGAAGGTTAGCGAGCAAGGCCGACAAAGTGGGGCGAATAAGCGACAGGTGGCTGATGCGGCTGTGAAACCATACAAGAAACAAACAGGGGAGAAATATTGGCATTACTAGAGTTGATATGACCTTCTTAAAACCTTGTCCAACTTTTGGAATGAAAACGAGGCCACGAGTAGTCGACAAGTTCCGGCAGTAGATTTGACCGCCGATGACGTTCCATCAGGCGGGACCCTATTCTCACTCCCATTCCCACCCCCACCCTGGCCCCATTTGAGGCCTTATTAGGGTCAGACCCCATTAGGCGACTACCGGATCGTAACGTTAGCCGTAGGTTGTCTAGTTCATCCGATGCCACATCGGGCCGATCTTTGGGTTCTGAAACGGCTCAACAGATTAGTTCTTATCTTGAAGAACAAAAAAAGATGCTTTGTGACGGGCCGAGATTAGAGATGCCATAAAGTTTTTGGCGAGACCAATTCCAATGGGCTTGTCGGAAAACGACTTTGAAGCACTTAGATATCGCCAATACTTGCAAGAGAACTTCGGTAGCTCATTTTATGCACCGGCACCACCACCAGCTCCTAGCCACGACCCGGAGGAGGACGAGGACGACCAGACCGCCGACGACGagtagtttattttttaataatcgtaatgtttttttttccttataatgttttacttttaagtgtgttatgtgttttatttttagttaatgtttaattgtaatgtttttttaattttattgtaatggtttaatattaataaaattaagtttagtTTTAACtttgtgtaaatataaaataaaataaataaaaagtgtggaAGAGGGGTTATAGGGAGTGATTGTGGAAAAGCtggatgaagagagagaaaagctgACGTGTCAGTGTGGAAGAGGGAAAAGGTGTTATAGCTTAGGAAGAGGCCTAAATAACAAGATATCAAGTATGAGCtgttacaaatatttatactaaataaaagaaaaatgttgtgaaatcatcatttaataaaagttgTTTATTTGTCAATtccaaattttttcttttttatttaatttatttatgatgtcacaAACATTTCccttcttaaaatttatttcatttttagtttgttattttttcaaacaaaatgtttttattttctttcaaaaactctaataatttatacatggtcttttaaTTTTCATCATCTCAATAAATTtctcataatatatttataaattatccGTATATCATGCGGGTTGATAAGCTAATTATAAAGTACTATTTCGAGGTTATGAGTACCATTAGACTGTCACAACTTCAGTGACGAAAATacgtttttataaaatttttatgaatATACCCGGATTAAatccgggttaattagctagtatttagataaaaaaaaaaaaaactcaaacctTGTCATCTCTAATAATAATTGAACTCAAAACCTtaaataaaacagaaaatattTTTGACTAGCTCGGTTGTACTTCATTGACATTTTAATTCAtattaaaagaatatttgatttttattggTGATATTCaacaatatttaataataactagattttagacccgtgtccaacaatggacacgagacttatgacattattaatattagttaTTAACACATGTAACCCATAAAACCTTATTAGTTAAATATTGAAGATATAAGTATCTACTAAGTGTTTAATTTaaatgtcaagaatgttaagctaatataaagaaaactaatgtaataaaagaacattgaaaacatatacactccttcatcatttgaaaaaCTTCTATATAGATGAAATTTGTTGTAGCATTTTTTTATCTTCACATAttttgttgagtcccaatgtaattgtaaatttaatgatgacaaatctgatgtaGAATCACTTAGTAAATCTTTGATTTCTTATgatctgatctgggtcagtcTAAGCTCACACAGCTTGCTCTCTGTctctgacccagatcatgcttcatatgttgtaattgttatatattatggAAGCTTGTATTATCCAAGctgcatcaaaatgtaatagcattcaatccaagtcgaagaggaaGATTTAAGATAGAGGACTAGGCTGAGAGTGGAAGACAGCTTAGGACtagcagtcagcttggagaTACTTGTGCAAATTGGTGCTTAGACAAACGGCCCAATCTGTgcctgacaatcaagtgaagataacaacctgAATTAAAGATAAAGACAAATGATGTGACTAGGATTATTCCTTGTATTCAGGTTGGTGGTAACATTTACGTATGCGTGTCCATACAACTATTGGTTGAAGAGAGAATGTGCAGTAGTAcatggggaccacaagtacgatgaaagAGCATGATCAAATATTCCTCTGTCACCCAACTAGAGTAATTTACGTGGTTAAATTGGACACCAAGTGATGTACAGCCTT
It encodes:
- the LOC122606982 gene encoding transcription factor VIP1-like, which codes for MQRIPHGKPHFQTSLQHPKTQFQNFDHLTNQPTKPLYDMMDSKFAGGTSSNNSMSETTTDHHHLPLRGPHHRRAQSETFFRYPVEEEDDILLDDVVADFNFASLDLPSLSSDPEPPSQSESSEVNAGQSKKKRQVGYGSTHQHLRSLSVGSDFFDEFSPVESDKDGFRAHKRGGSVDETTSFDGTGIGDSVLMMVDNSKKALGPDKLAELSLIDPKRAKRILANRQSAARSKERKTRYTSELEKKVHTLQNEATTLSAEVTKLQRDTTGLTSENKELKLRLEALEQHAHLRDALNEALKEEVNRLKIEAGQLPLHNGMNYNAPLPPQYSSHRQQLHHFANPNAQMPNSNAKGGLKPSFMDFN